Proteins encoded by one window of Tissierellales bacterium:
- the dnaX gene encoding DNA polymerase III subunit gamma/tau produces the protein MSYQAIYRKYRPKNFEEVVGQKHIIKILKNQIAKDNIAHAYLFCGTRGTGKTSTAKIFARAVNCENPIDGNPCNECDVCKGILDQSIMDVVEMDAASNNSVEDIRDLRERVKYLPSKGKKKVYIIDEVHMLSKGAFNAFLKTLEEPPSHLVFILATTEPEKIPATILSRCQRYDFKRIRTEDMVGNMQSITDQMGINIEKRALRLIANNADGAMRDALSILDQCVAFAQTGEEITYEYMTEILGLVNQDLIFDLVDAMINKDLVSVLNQVNYVVQNGKDIHQFIRDLMMHFRNLIMIQLETDLHGLLESTEEAQARYKSQGDRMNMLALTKSIEAIAKIEQDAKFAEQPRVILETGLIQMVEFLLKDSRSDLEERINELEEKLKAGAFVQQNVSAQPTVQTTTRRDTRATNRAESRTKTESKNVQSEQAQSVYQGERSDVTLDEVKRSWSDILQKIRKENVSLFAYLREGYPAVINGNTLKVAFQEDFGFHRSAVDREKTRQYINNVINLHLKANFLIQFVMEDQLGIIQEETVDLVEKAQEIFGEDLVEEIK, from the coding sequence ATGTCATATCAAGCGATTTATAGAAAATACAGACCAAAAAACTTTGAAGAAGTTGTTGGACAAAAGCACATCATTAAGATTCTAAAAAATCAAATAGCAAAAGACAATATCGCTCATGCATATCTTTTTTGTGGAACTAGAGGTACAGGAAAAACCTCTACTGCAAAGATATTTGCGCGTGCAGTTAATTGCGAAAATCCAATAGATGGGAATCCTTGCAATGAATGTGATGTTTGTAAGGGAATATTGGATCAATCTATAATGGATGTTGTTGAAATGGATGCAGCGTCAAACAATAGTGTTGAAGATATAAGGGATTTAAGAGAGAGGGTAAAGTATTTACCGTCAAAGGGAAAGAAGAAAGTATACATTATAGATGAGGTTCATATGCTCTCTAAGGGTGCATTTAATGCGTTTTTGAAAACATTAGAAGAGCCACCTAGTCACTTGGTGTTTATACTAGCAACGACTGAACCTGAAAAAATACCAGCTACAATACTTTCTAGATGTCAGAGATATGATTTTAAGAGAATTAGAACTGAAGATATGGTTGGTAATATGCAGAGTATAACTGATCAGATGGGTATAAATATAGAGAAGAGAGCACTTAGATTAATAGCTAATAATGCTGATGGAGCTATGCGAGATGCCCTCAGTATACTAGATCAATGTGTTGCATTTGCTCAAACTGGAGAAGAAATCACGTATGAGTATATGACAGAGATTTTGGGGCTTGTAAATCAAGACCTCATATTTGATCTAGTAGATGCAATGATAAATAAGGATTTAGTAAGTGTTTTAAATCAAGTTAACTATGTAGTTCAAAACGGAAAGGATATACACCAATTCATACGCGATTTAATGATGCATTTTAGAAATCTAATAATGATTCAATTGGAAACAGATTTACATGGTTTGCTAGAGAGTACAGAGGAAGCACAGGCTAGGTACAAATCACAGGGTGATAGAATGAATATGTTAGCGCTTACGAAATCTATAGAGGCTATAGCTAAAATAGAGCAAGATGCTAAATTTGCAGAACAACCACGAGTCATACTTGAGACAGGATTGATACAAATGGTTGAATTTTTGCTTAAAGACAGTAGAAGTGATTTAGAAGAGCGCATAAATGAATTAGAAGAAAAGCTCAAAGCTGGAGCTTTTGTTCAGCAAAATGTATCAGCTCAGCCTACAGTCCAAACTACAACTAGGAGAGATACAAGAGCTACTAATAGAGCAGAATCTAGAACGAAAACTGAAAGTAAGAATGTTCAAAGCGAACAAGCTCAAAGTGTTTATCAAGGTGAAAGAAGTGATGTTACACTTGATGAGGTGAAAAGATCATGGTCAGATATATTGCAGAAGATAAGAAAAGAAAATGTAAGTTTATTTGCATATCTTAGAGAGGGTTATCCGGCAGTTATCAATGGAAATACACTAAAGGTAGCATTTCAAGAAGACTTTGGTTTTCACAGAAGTGCTGTTGACCGCGAAAAAACTAGACAATATATTAATAATGTGATAAATTTGCATTTGAAAGCGAATTTTTTGATACAATTTGTAATGGAAGATCAATTGGGAATAATTCAAGAAGAAACGGTAGATCTAGTTGAAAAAGCCCAAGAGATTTTTGGAGAAGATTTAGTAGAAGAGATAAAATAG